The proteins below come from a single Roseiflexus sp. RS-1 genomic window:
- a CDS encoding NB-ARC domain-containing protein, with amino-acid sequence MLLEPLFAAIAEAVFVYLLQESTLTERIRATLGLDPTRRAFQTALARAYTVFARHYPEWTTTLFDQPFLTSPTVVPLLAELLTRRGQPDPAHLARLFAAHLGHPDPDRWERLGDATRAAADFLTWLEGELARQDALQPLFDSRALERIAEHTGAIRRALEALAHNRQTAADLDLLRQALRDGQVALATGERAVALGSSADSVVIVTGDGNIVQVLNVQQRTDLERLLTTRRYNLPSLPEHYVLREADLERLRQALLNNGAVALGIVGVKGMGGIGKSVLAAALARDLAVQAAFPDGIVWLPIGREPNLPARQEELYLFLTGQRENFRDAIQGRSFLSVALEGKTCLVILDDVWDSSHAEAFPVVTGSATRYLITTRNAEVLQTLNAPPVSLDVLSPDQALSLLADWTGQPVANLPSIACEVARECGYLPLALAMVGAFVRQNPESWERALHRLQTADLAKLRRLFPGYEHPTLLAALEVSVEAMAATDRARYLDLAVFPEEAAIPLPVLHAFWQPLGLDEDDVADLAETFVNRSLARRDEDGRLRLHDLQHDYLRACAGANLPVLHRRFLLACARSFLGASGETLEGLPWHRLPSQPNYLWDRLVYHHLQAGAWDAIYALLTDFDFLEARCRATTVFELEADYRLALNAWPQEDTARREVLSAFEERLRLEASRIAQAPEWFFPALYNHLRWLDAPDGGPLHRLCETAAFHRTNYLRSRLDPRPEPPLWLRSLEGHTHWVLAVAVSPDGRTIVSGSHDRTVKVWEAESGRLLRSLEGHTGSVRAVAVSPDGRTIVSGSHDRTVKVWEAESGRLLRSLEGHTGSVRAVAVSPDGRTIVSGSHDRTVKVWEAESGRLLRSLEGHTGSVRAVAVSPDGRTIVSGSHDRTVKVWDAASGRLLRSLKGHTGSVLAVAVSPDGRTIVSGSHDRTVKVWEAESGRLLRSLEGHTGSVRAVAVSPDGRTIVSGSWDNTVKVWEAESGRPLRSLEGHTGSVRAVAVSPDGRTIVSGSDDRTVKVWEAESGRLLRSLEGHTDWVLAVAVSPDGRTIVSGSRDRTVKVWEAESGRLLRSLEGHTGSVLAVAVSPDGRTIVSGSHDRTVKVWEAESGRLLRSLEGHTDWVRAVAVSPDGRTIVSGSWDNTVKVWEAESGRLLRSLEGHTGSVRAVAVSPDGRTIVSGSHDRTVKVWDAASGRLLRSLEGHTDWVLAVAVSPDGRTIVSGSHDRTVKVWEAESGRLLRSLEGHTGGVNAVAVSPDGRTIVSGSDDRTVKVWEAESGRLLRSLEGHTGSVLAVAVSPDGRTIVSGSDDRTVKVWEAESGRLLRSLEGHTGSVLAVAVSPDGRTIVSGSDDRTVKVWEAESGRLLRSLEGHTDWVRAVAVSPDGRTIVSGSWDNTVKVWEAESGRLLRSLKGHTGSVRAVAVSPDGRTIVSGSWDNTVKVWEAESGRLLRSLEGHTGGVNAVAVSPDGRTIVSGSWDHTIRAWNLESGESCVLFWNDAAIRSLALSGDGQLLVCGDVSGRVWLFDVVG; translated from the coding sequence ATGCTGCTGGAACCGCTCTTCGCCGCTATCGCCGAAGCCGTCTTTGTCTACCTGCTCCAGGAGAGCACCCTGACAGAGCGCATCCGCGCCACCCTTGGTCTTGACCCAACGCGCCGCGCCTTCCAGACCGCGCTGGCACGGGCATACACTGTCTTCGCCCGCCACTACCCGGAATGGACGACAACCCTCTTCGATCAACCGTTTCTCACCAGTCCAACCGTCGTTCCGCTGCTGGCTGAACTGCTCACCCGCCGCGGTCAACCGGACCCGGCGCACCTGGCGCGTCTGTTCGCCGCACACCTCGGGCATCCCGACCCCGACCGCTGGGAACGGCTGGGTGATGCCACCCGCGCCGCCGCCGACTTTTTGACCTGGCTGGAGGGCGAACTGGCACGCCAGGACGCTCTGCAACCCCTCTTCGACAGCCGTGCGCTGGAGCGCATTGCCGAACACACCGGGGCCATTCGCCGGGCGCTAGAAGCGCTGGCGCACAACCGGCAAACGGCAGCCGACCTCGATCTCCTGCGGCAGGCGCTGCGCGATGGTCAGGTCGCTCTGGCGACCGGCGAGCGCGCCGTGGCTCTCGGTAGCAGCGCCGACAGCGTGGTCATCGTTACTGGCGACGGCAATATCGTTCAGGTGCTGAATGTCCAACAGCGCACCGACCTGGAGCGCCTGCTGACCACCCGCCGTTATAACCTCCCCTCGCTGCCGGAGCACTATGTCCTGCGTGAAGCAGACCTGGAACGGCTGCGGCAGGCGCTGCTGAACAATGGCGCCGTTGCCCTGGGCATTGTCGGCGTGAAGGGCATGGGTGGCATTGGCAAGTCGGTGCTGGCTGCTGCCCTGGCCCGTGATCTTGCCGTGCAGGCCGCCTTTCCCGATGGCATCGTCTGGCTGCCCATCGGTCGCGAGCCAAACCTGCCCGCCCGCCAGGAAGAACTCTACCTCTTTCTGACCGGTCAGCGCGAGAACTTTCGCGACGCGATCCAGGGCCGCAGCTTCTTGAGCGTTGCACTGGAGGGCAAGACCTGCCTGGTGATCCTGGACGACGTCTGGGACTCCAGCCACGCCGAAGCCTTTCCCGTGGTGACCGGTTCGGCGACCCGTTACCTGATCACCACCCGTAACGCCGAGGTCTTGCAGACGCTCAACGCGCCCCCCGTTTCGCTGGACGTACTCAGCCCGGATCAGGCATTGAGTCTGCTGGCCGATTGGACCGGGCAACCCGTTGCGAATCTGCCATCGATAGCCTGCGAGGTAGCGCGGGAGTGTGGCTACCTGCCGCTGGCGCTGGCGATGGTAGGCGCCTTCGTTCGCCAGAACCCCGAAAGCTGGGAGCGGGCGCTGCACCGCCTGCAGACCGCTGACCTGGCGAAACTCCGTCGCCTCTTCCCCGGCTACGAGCACCCCACCCTGCTGGCGGCGCTCGAGGTGAGCGTCGAGGCGATGGCAGCGACCGACCGCGCCCGCTACCTGGACCTGGCCGTCTTCCCTGAAGAGGCCGCGATTCCGCTTCCCGTCCTGCACGCCTTCTGGCAGCCGCTGGGGCTGGACGAAGATGACGTAGCCGACCTGGCGGAGACCTTTGTGAACCGTTCGCTGGCGCGTCGGGACGAGGATGGACGCCTGCGCCTGCACGACCTGCAGCACGACTACCTGCGCGCCTGCGCGGGAGCGAACCTGCCCGTCCTGCACCGTCGCTTCCTGCTCGCCTGCGCCCGGAGTTTCCTGGGCGCCTCCGGTGAAACGCTGGAAGGGCTGCCCTGGCATCGGCTGCCATCGCAACCCAACTACCTGTGGGATCGGCTGGTCTATCATCACCTACAGGCTGGCGCCTGGGACGCCATCTATGCCCTGCTGACCGATTTCGACTTCCTGGAAGCGCGCTGCCGGGCGACGACCGTCTTCGAGCTGGAAGCCGATTACCGACTGGCGCTGAACGCCTGGCCGCAGGAAGATACCGCACGGCGCGAGGTGCTGTCCGCTTTCGAGGAGCGCCTGCGCCTGGAAGCCTCGCGCATTGCCCAGGCGCCCGAATGGTTCTTCCCCGCTCTCTACAACCATCTGCGCTGGCTAGATGCACCGGATGGTGGTCCCCTGCATCGGCTGTGCGAAACCGCTGCATTCCACCGCACGAATTACCTGCGCTCCCGCCTCGACCCGCGGCCCGAACCGCCGCTCTGGCTGCGCTCCCTGGAAGGCCATACGCATTGGGTGCTGGCCGTGGCGGTCAGCCCCGACGGGCGCACCATCGTCAGCGGCTCTCATGACCGCACGGTGAAGGTGTGGGAGGCGGAAAGCGGGCGCCTGCTGCGCTCCCTGGAAGGCCATACGGGTTCGGTGCGGGCCGTGGCGGTCAGCCCCGACGGGCGCACCATCGTCAGCGGCTCTCATGACCGCACGGTGAAGGTGTGGGAGGCGGAAAGCGGGCGCCTGCTGCGCTCCCTGGAAGGCCATACGGGTTCGGTGCGGGCCGTGGCGGTCAGCCCCGACGGGCGCACCATCGTCAGCGGCTCTCATGACCGCACGGTGAAGGTGTGGGAGGCGGAAAGCGGGCGCCTGCTGCGCTCCCTGGAAGGCCATACGGGTTCGGTGCGGGCCGTGGCGGTCAGCCCCGACGGGCGCACCATCGTCAGCGGCTCTCATGACCGCACGGTGAAGGTGTGGGACGCCGCAAGCGGGCGCCTGCTGCGCTCCCTGAAAGGCCATACGGGTTCGGTGCTGGCCGTGGCGGTCAGCCCCGACGGGCGCACCATCGTCAGCGGCTCTCATGACCGCACGGTGAAGGTGTGGGAGGCGGAAAGCGGGCGCCTGCTGCGCTCCCTGGAAGGCCATACGGGTTCGGTGCGGGCCGTGGCGGTCAGCCCCGACGGGCGCACCATCGTCAGCGGGTCGTGGGATAACACGGTGAAGGTGTGGGAGGCGGAAAGCGGGCGCCCGCTGCGCTCCCTGGAAGGCCATACGGGTTCGGTGCGGGCCGTGGCGGTCAGCCCCGACGGGCGCACCATCGTCAGCGGCTCGGATGACCGCACGGTGAAGGTGTGGGAGGCGGAAAGCGGGCGCCTGCTGCGCTCCCTGGAAGGCCATACGGATTGGGTGCTGGCCGTGGCGGTCAGCCCCGACGGGCGCACCATCGTCAGCGGGTCGCGTGACCGCACGGTGAAGGTGTGGGAGGCGGAAAGCGGGCGCCTGCTGCGCTCCCTGGAAGGCCATACGGGTTCGGTGCTGGCCGTGGCGGTCAGCCCCGACGGGCGCACCATCGTCAGCGGCTCTCATGACCGCACGGTGAAGGTGTGGGAGGCGGAAAGCGGGCGCCTGCTGCGCTCCCTGGAAGGCCATACGGATTGGGTGCGGGCCGTGGCGGTCAGCCCCGACGGGCGCACCATCGTCAGCGGGTCGTGGGATAACACGGTGAAGGTGTGGGAGGCGGAAAGCGGGCGCCTGCTGCGCTCCCTGGAAGGCCATACGGGTTCGGTGCGGGCCGTGGCGGTCAGCCCCGACGGGCGCACCATCGTCAGCGGCTCTCATGACCGCACGGTGAAGGTGTGGGACGCCGCAAGCGGGCGCCTGCTGCGCTCCCTGGAAGGCCATACGGATTGGGTGCTGGCCGTGGCGGTCAGCCCCGACGGGCGCACCATCGTCAGCGGCTCTCATGACCGCACGGTGAAGGTGTGGGAGGCGGAAAGCGGGCGCCTGCTGCGCTCCCTGGAAGGACATACGGGCGGAGTGAACGCGGTGGCGGTCAGCCCCGACGGGCGCACCATCGTCAGCGGCTCGGATGACCGCACGGTGAAGGTGTGGGAGGCGGAAAGCGGGCGCCTGCTGCGCTCCCTGGAAGGCCATACGGGTTCGGTGCTGGCCGTGGCGGTCAGCCCCGACGGGCGCACCATCGTCAGCGGCTCGGATGACCGCACGGTGAAGGTGTGGGAGGCGGAAAGCGGGCGCCTGCTGCGCTCCCTGGAAGGCCATACGGGTTCGGTGCTGGCCGTGGCGGTCAGCCCCGACGGGCGCACCATCGTCAGCGGCTCGGATGACCGCACGGTGAAGGTGTGGGAGGCGGAAAGCGGGCGCCTGCTGCGCTCCCTGGAAGGCCATACGGATTGGGTGCGGGCCGTGGCGGTCAGCCCCGACGGGCGCACCATCGTCAGCGGGTCGTGGGATAACACGGTGAAGGTGTGGGAGGCGGAAAGCGGGCGCCTGCTGCGCTCCCTGAAAGGCCATACGGGTTCGGTGCGGGCCGTGGCGGTCAGCCCCGACGGGCGCACCATCGTCAGCGGGTCGTGGGATAACACGGTGAAGGTGTGGGAGGCGGAAAGCGGGCGCCTGCTGCGCTCCCTGGAAGGACATACGGGCGGAGTGAACGCGGTGGCGGTCAGCCCCGACGGGCGCACCATCGTCAGCGGGTCGTGGGACCACACGATCAGGGCCTGGAATCTGGAAAGCGGCGAGTCGTGCGTACTCTTCTGGAACGACGCTGCCATCCGCAGCCTGGCCCTTTCCGGCGATGGTCAACTGCTGGTATGCGGTGATGTGTCTGGGCGGGTGTGGCTGTTTGATGTGGTGGGGTAG
- a CDS encoding GNAT family N-acetyltransferase: MTTVAKPVPVVTTYLELPDRAAFRPWWTTDPDVTVVESHIPFPAFYRFLYRAVGETYHWTMRLDWSDEQLHDYLSRPSVTLLVMYVKGTPAGYIELNAESEEPDVEVAYFGLAPMFHGRGLGKHLLSVGAQRAFDDGARRVWVHTCTLDGRYALANYQARGFRPYKTTTETVMIPVEG; encoded by the coding sequence ATGACAACCGTTGCAAAACCTGTTCCCGTCGTCACCACCTATCTCGAACTGCCAGACCGGGCGGCATTTCGTCCCTGGTGGACAACTGACCCGGATGTCACCGTTGTCGAGTCCCATATTCCGTTTCCGGCATTCTACCGCTTTCTCTATCGGGCGGTTGGCGAAACGTACCACTGGACGATGCGGCTCGATTGGAGCGATGAACAGTTGCACGACTATCTTTCCCGCCCGTCGGTCACCCTGCTGGTGATGTATGTCAAAGGCACACCTGCGGGGTACATCGAACTCAACGCGGAGTCGGAAGAACCGGATGTCGAGGTTGCCTATTTTGGGCTGGCGCCGATGTTCCACGGGCGTGGGTTGGGGAAACATCTGCTGTCGGTGGGAGCGCAGCGCGCGTTTGATGATGGTGCGCGGCGCGTATGGGTTCATACGTGCACCCTTGATGGTCGCTATGCGCTGGCAAACTACCAGGCGCGCGGGTTCCGTCCGTACAAAACCACGACTGAGACGGTGATGATACCGGTTGAAGGTTGA
- a CDS encoding Crp/Fnr family transcriptional regulator has translation MSATPSSYADTAWAILTDGRATERAERGALIYAPDYVADHLYVLQSGAVSLQLRSGEGRALTLRIVEAGQLFGHAGAGDDTHYDTFAEATAPVRYVRIPRSELASLLARTPELGIALVEDMAQHRAVISRRLDEVAFKSVPARLASLLLDLARRHGGPQAASMPRHSHRQLAEMINAYRETVTKVINQFRDARLLEIDRSSITLVNVRRLEELAQS, from the coding sequence ATGAGCGCGACACCCTCTTCTTATGCTGATACCGCATGGGCGATCCTGACCGATGGACGCGCAACTGAGCGTGCGGAGCGCGGAGCGCTGATCTACGCGCCTGACTATGTCGCCGATCATCTGTATGTGCTTCAATCGGGCGCTGTCAGCCTGCAGCTGCGATCCGGCGAAGGGCGGGCATTGACGCTGCGCATTGTCGAAGCCGGGCAGTTGTTCGGGCATGCTGGCGCCGGTGATGACACGCACTACGATACATTTGCCGAAGCGACCGCACCGGTGCGCTACGTCCGCATTCCGCGCAGCGAACTTGCCAGCCTGCTGGCGCGCACGCCAGAACTGGGCATTGCGCTGGTGGAAGATATGGCGCAGCACCGTGCCGTGATCAGCCGTCGCCTCGACGAAGTGGCGTTCAAGTCGGTGCCAGCGCGTCTGGCTTCATTGCTGCTCGATCTTGCCCGGCGCCACGGCGGACCGCAGGCTGCCAGCATGCCGCGCCATAGTCATCGCCAGCTGGCGGAAATGATCAACGCCTACCGCGAAACCGTCACCAAGGTCATCAACCAGTTTCGCGATGCGCGTCTTCTCGAAATCGACCGCTCCAGCATTACGCTGGTGAATGTGCGCCGCCTTGAAGAACTGGCGCAGAGTTGA
- a CDS encoding SDR family oxidoreductase — protein sequence MNQKPICLITGATSGIGEVTARELARRGMHVVIVGRSAERVAATVARIKQATGVEIETLIADLSSQAGVRSVAEAFLQRHRRLDVLINNAGGFFASRQVSADGIELTWALNHMSYFLLTNLLIDTLRASAPARVINVSSDAHRGGVMRWDDLLFTRGYNGWAAYAQSKLANILFSNELARRLEGTGVTSNALHPGFVATRFAHNNGIIWGGLMALMQRLFAITPEEGAQTSIYLATAPEVAAISGRYFVKSRETSPAPQAQDMAAAARLWEISERMLVNSAPVLQGGAHSPA from the coding sequence ATGAACCAGAAACCTATCTGTCTCATCACCGGTGCGACGTCGGGCATTGGCGAAGTGACCGCGCGTGAACTGGCGCGCCGGGGAATGCATGTTGTCATCGTCGGGCGCAGCGCGGAGCGGGTTGCTGCGACGGTTGCGCGCATCAAACAGGCGACCGGCGTTGAGATCGAGACGCTGATCGCCGATCTGTCATCACAGGCTGGTGTCCGTTCGGTTGCGGAAGCATTTTTGCAACGGCATCGACGCCTTGATGTGCTGATCAATAATGCGGGCGGTTTTTTCGCCTCGCGCCAGGTCAGCGCCGATGGCATCGAACTGACATGGGCGCTGAATCATATGAGCTACTTTCTGTTGACCAATCTGTTGATCGACACTCTGCGCGCCAGCGCGCCAGCACGGGTGATCAACGTCTCATCAGACGCGCACCGCGGCGGCGTCATGCGCTGGGATGACCTCCTGTTCACCCGCGGCTACAATGGCTGGGCGGCTTATGCACAGTCAAAACTGGCGAATATCCTCTTCTCGAACGAACTGGCACGTCGTCTGGAAGGCACAGGCGTGACCTCGAACGCGCTCCATCCCGGATTTGTGGCCACCCGTTTCGCACATAACAATGGTATCATCTGGGGCGGGTTGATGGCGCTGATGCAGCGCCTGTTCGCTATCACTCCAGAAGAAGGTGCGCAAACGTCGATCTACCTGGCTACAGCGCCTGAGGTTGCGGCAATCAGCGGCAGGTATTTTGTCAAATCACGCGAGACTTCGCCCGCGCCGCAGGCGCAGGACATGGCAGCAGCGGCGCGTTTGTGGGAGATAAGCGAGCGCATGCTCGTCAACTCTGCGCCAGTTCTTCAAGGCGGCGCACATTCACCAGCGTAA
- a CDS encoding GAF domain-containing protein translates to MATKLLADRPARSTGQNGAGIYRNGSLPFPNIVSSDPEVAALLDRVLPMVETWREHLTVSIGRATELTGLKDTQIRYFEELYRQERDTSTPAGATRSYSLADLRRLAVFAELLKQGYRPAQAAEVVRSCAHLIDRGATRNIADVLRREGDAITDGFLLSRLASQVIFAAQLELRERAPKAGITAMFVVEQVIDPASTADVTRIGRELAADARDMLVALDRATIVGEQSESGDSLWSDDESSIVLFYSRESWSVPLPDNTAFCCYRPPSAPETTVVFAVQQVESEIIPPALNVALPARAHLLDWMVRMCRIIFPEFRQATHAHGYRYRSDGYRLAHTRDALNRLMQRMRSLIFGDDADASMACLLLPNDLYKPSHLSILAHAGYSEEIARRVRLSLSGEGEGLSGRAFLTREPFLTRDAAHDERVYGAQHEDCKVALAVPLLSHWDTYPFGVLYLASRRPASPLLSETAFVALVFSNILSELLGRWWLTRLRRKHDTLLHDYVTEYIRWFNGMDLHGPEFEEGVEQIEHIWERAAAMSEAGSGRAVVERMSRQYVTLAVLDIDRCRSYHDRGDEPFLLAAQRHVQKAVEQILPGVRGYWFKNDHTLLVLDGCSLDEAVVLIRRIASRVQMVPVVIAGRSERTTITISAALKTLSYQELYDLSHHDRDVLKSSLISIIDTLYEQTHGWERTIRVFQNGVWENVS, encoded by the coding sequence ATGGCCACAAAACTGCTTGCTGATCGACCGGCACGCAGCACAGGTCAGAATGGCGCTGGAATCTACCGTAACGGTTCGCTTCCATTTCCAAACATCGTTTCCTCCGATCCGGAAGTAGCCGCATTGCTTGATCGCGTCCTTCCCATGGTCGAAACATGGCGCGAGCATCTGACCGTCAGCATCGGGCGCGCAACGGAACTGACCGGTCTCAAAGACACCCAGATTCGCTACTTTGAAGAATTGTACAGGCAGGAGCGCGATACCTCCACCCCTGCCGGCGCGACACGCTCCTATTCGCTGGCTGACCTCCGCCGGCTGGCGGTGTTTGCCGAACTGCTGAAGCAGGGGTACCGCCCGGCGCAGGCAGCTGAGGTTGTACGTTCATGTGCGCACTTAATCGACCGGGGAGCAACGCGCAACATCGCCGATGTCCTGCGTCGTGAAGGGGATGCGATCACCGACGGTTTTCTCCTTTCGCGCCTGGCGAGTCAGGTTATTTTTGCTGCCCAACTCGAACTGCGCGAGCGAGCGCCGAAAGCTGGAATTACGGCGATGTTTGTCGTCGAGCAGGTCATCGATCCCGCTTCGACCGCTGATGTGACCCGCATCGGCAGGGAACTCGCGGCAGATGCCCGGGATATGCTCGTCGCTCTGGATCGCGCGACCATTGTCGGTGAACAGTCTGAAAGCGGCGACAGTCTATGGTCTGACGATGAAAGCAGCATTGTGCTGTTCTACAGCCGCGAGTCGTGGAGCGTTCCCCTGCCGGACAACACGGCGTTTTGTTGCTATCGTCCGCCGTCGGCGCCTGAAACGACGGTCGTGTTTGCAGTTCAGCAGGTTGAGTCGGAAATCATTCCGCCAGCGCTCAATGTCGCACTCCCTGCACGCGCCCATTTGCTCGACTGGATGGTGCGCATGTGTCGCATCATCTTCCCGGAATTTCGCCAGGCGACCCATGCGCACGGGTATCGTTACCGCTCCGACGGGTATCGGCTGGCGCACACCCGCGATGCTCTGAATCGCCTGATGCAGCGCATGCGCAGCTTGATTTTCGGCGACGATGCAGACGCAAGTATGGCTTGTTTGCTGCTCCCCAACGATCTGTACAAGCCCTCGCACCTTTCGATCCTGGCGCATGCCGGCTACTCCGAAGAGATCGCGCGCCGTGTGCGACTCAGTCTCTCCGGCGAAGGGGAGGGGTTGAGCGGTCGGGCATTTCTGACGCGTGAGCCGTTTCTGACGCGTGATGCTGCGCACGACGAGCGCGTGTACGGCGCTCAGCATGAGGATTGCAAAGTGGCGCTGGCTGTGCCGCTCCTCTCCCACTGGGATACCTATCCGTTTGGCGTGCTCTACCTGGCGTCGCGGCGTCCTGCGTCGCCTCTGCTGAGTGAAACGGCGTTTGTGGCGCTGGTGTTCAGCAATATCCTTAGTGAGTTGCTTGGGCGCTGGTGGCTCACCCGTCTGCGTCGCAAGCACGATACGTTGCTGCACGACTATGTGACCGAGTACATCCGCTGGTTCAACGGGATGGATCTGCACGGTCCTGAGTTCGAAGAGGGTGTGGAACAGATCGAGCATATCTGGGAACGTGCTGCTGCAATGAGCGAGGCGGGCAGCGGACGCGCGGTTGTGGAACGTATGTCGCGTCAGTATGTGACCCTGGCAGTGCTCGATATTGATCGCTGCCGCAGTTATCACGATCGAGGGGATGAACCGTTCCTGCTGGCGGCGCAGCGTCACGTGCAAAAAGCGGTTGAGCAGATTCTCCCCGGTGTGCGGGGATACTGGTTCAAGAATGATCATACCCTGCTGGTGCTCGATGGGTGTTCGCTCGACGAGGCGGTTGTGCTGATCAGGCGGATCGCCAGCCGGGTGCAGATGGTGCCGGTTGTGATCGCCGGCAGGTCTGAACGCACCACGATCACGATCAGCGCCGCATTGAAGACGCTTTCGTATCAGGAACTCTACGACCTTTCGCACCACGATCGGGATGTGCTGAAGTCCAGTCTGATCTCGATCATCGATACGCTGTACGAGCAGACCCATGGATGGGAACGAACTATTCGCGTGTTCCAGAATGGCGTCTGGGAAAATGTCTCCTGA